Sequence from the Maribellus comscasis genome:
ATTTGCCATCTTGGTGGTTTTTTCGGTCATAAATCAGCCATCAAAAGAAGAAGTAGAAGCAGCCAAGAGAAAACGAGACTCGATTGCCCAAGTGGAAACGCAAAGAGCAATCGAAGCTCAACAGGAAGCTGAAGTTCAGAAAATACAGGATACAGGTCAAGCAGATTCGACTGAAGATGCCGGGATTTTGGCACAGCAGAAAATGGATGAATTTGGCGCATTTGGGAATAGTGCTGTTGGGGAGGAAGAATTTTATGCACTTGAAAATAATTTGATGAAGGTTACTTTTTCAAGTAAAGGTGGTAGAATTTATTCTGTTCTGTTAAAAGGTTATAAAACATACCAGGGGGATTCGCTTATACTTTTTGATGGCCCGGAGACAATTTTCGGATTAAACTTTTTTGCACAAAACAGAAGTATACAAACGGAACAGCTTTATTTTAAAACCAATACGCAGAAAAAAAATACAGTTGTAACTGGTCCATCCGTAAAACGCGGAAGCGAGGGCAGAATAAAATTTAATGAAGAAAATCCAGGTGGAAAAGAGTCAATTGCTTTCAGGCTTGAGCTTGCTCCCGGAAAGTTTATGGAATTTGTTTATACACTGAGTTACAATTCATATATGGTTGATTTTGATTTGAATATGAATGGAATGGACCAGTATATTGCATCAAATCAATCCTATTTAAATTTTGCCTGGTCGTTTGATGTGCCGCGCCAGGAGAGGGCTTCACGTTTTGGAGAAGACAGGAATACTTATATTACTTACAAATTTTTCGAAGACGAAGTTGATAACCTGTCGCAAAATAAAAATGACGATGAAGACTTGAGCACCCGTGTAAAATGGATTGGCTTTAAACAATTGTTTTTTAGTTCGACTATAATTGCTGACGATGCTTTTCCAAATGCACAAATTCGACAAAACAAATACGAAGATAATCCGGATTATTTAGCGAATTTTTCAGCTGATATTGCCTTCCCTTATGAAGGTAATTCTCAGGAAAATATAGGGCTTCAATTTTATTTTGGTCCCAATCATTATCAAACGTTGAAACAATATGATATTGATTTGGAACGCCAGATTTATCTTGGATATGCCATTGTTCGTCCTGTAAATAAATATGTTATTATCCCGGTATTTAATTTCCTGCGCAAATACATTGGAAATTTTGGGATTATCATTTTATTACTGACCGTGTTTATCAAAATGATTTTATTCCCGTTTACCTACAAATCTTATATGTCTCAGGCTAAAATGAAAGCCTTAAAACCTGAGGTGGATGAGATTAATGCAAAATTTGGCAGTGGTACCGACAAAGCAATGGAGAAACAACAAGCAACAATGGCACTCTACCGAAAAGCCGGAGTAAATCCGATGGGAGGGTGTTTGCCGATGGTGCTTCAATTCCCGATTTTGATTGCGATGTTCTTTTTCTTTCCGACTTCAATTGAGTTGAGGGGAGAAAGTTTCCTGTGGGCTACCGACTTGTCTACTTACGATTCCATTGTACAGTTACCGTTTGATATTCCAATTTACGGAAGCCATGTGAGTTTATTCTGTTTGTTAATGACGGTAACAACCATTTTTTATACCAGGCTGAACCAGCAAACTACATCGACTCAGGGCATGCCCGGAATGAAAACAATGATGTATATGATGCCGGTAATGTTTCTTTTTATTTTGAATAGTTATCCGGCTGGTTTGAGTTATTATTATTTCCTTGCAAACCTGATAACCATTGGTCAAACCTATTTAATTCGTTCGTTTGTTGATGAAGACAAGATCAGGGCACAATTGCAGGCAAATAAAAAGAAGCCATCCAAAAAATCAAGTTTTCAAAAACGTTTGGAAGATATGGCTAAACAACGCGGAATGCAGATGCCAAAGAAATAAAAGAAGAATTGCAAAAATAAAAGAACCCTGTGAAAGATTTTCGCAGGGTTCTTTTATTTTTGGCTGTATTAATTGTTTTAATTCAAAAAAATAGAAAATCTCATATTAAACTTTTGCATTTAAATTGAATCAAAATAGTTTAAAAAGTAAAATACAAATTTGAATTCAAAAAGTGATTAACAGAATTCTTAACTCAAAAAATTTAACTAAATGAACAAGACATTATTTTTTGTCACGATTTTATTTATCGGATTTTCCTTTGGCTGCGGCAATCAGGGGAATAATAATTCGCAACAGTTTGGCCCGGGGGGCTTTGGAGATCGGGGAAATTTTGATCCGGAGGAAATGGCTGAACGTCAGGTTGAAAGGTTAACCGAGCAGTTAAACCTTAGTAAAGATCAACAAAAACAGGTTTACGACCTCACCATTGAAAATTTTGAAAATATGAGTAAAATGCGTGGTCAGGGGGGAGGCGATTTTGAGGCCATGCGTGAACAGATGCAAAAAGCACGTGAGGAACAAAATAAAAAAATGAAAACTATTTTAAATGATGACCAATGGGAAAAATATGAAGCTTTCCAGGAAGAAATGAGAGCCAGAAGAGGGCAGGGCAGGCCAGGAGGATTTGGCGGACCTGATGGAGGGCAACAATAAATACAAAAGTCAAATAAAGAGGCTGTTGGTTTATATTCCAACAGCCTCTTTACTTTTAGCCCGGTTTCATTTTGTGCCCACAGCGACAAGCGATTTCTGAGCACGAAAATAAATGACATTTTCAGATATTGCAGGGCTCGCCATCAAAACATCGCTCATTGTGGTATGTGAAATTTCTTTAAACTCGGGGCCAGCTTTTATTACAAAAACATCTCCCTTTTCAGCACAGAAATATATATTATCACCTGATGCAACTCCCGATGCGGAGAATCCTCCAACTGACCCCAGGCTTTGTTTGTACATTTCTTCTCCCGTTGTTGCCTTGTAAACAGTTAACGAGCCATTTCCCTGCAGGTTATACAAGTAACCGCGGTAAACCAGCGGTGTTTGCATATAGGCACCTCCGCGTTTGACACTCCAAATAATATAGTCGTTTGACCGTTCATCTTCGCCAAGTGTGATGTCGCCTTTTGCAGAAGGAGTAATTGCGTAAATAGGCGCATACCTGCCGTGTGCATTGTTGATAAAAATAAGGCCGTTCTCAAAAACAGGAGTAGGAGCAGGAATATCACCGCCTCCGCTCATTCTCCAAATTTCCCGGCCGGTTTCAAAATCGTATCCTCCCATATGTTTCCATCCGTTGACAACGATTTGTGATTTTCCGTCTTTTTCAAAAACAGTTGGCGAACTCCAGGTTGAAACTTCATCGCGTGGAGTACGCCATATTTGTTCGCCGGTTTTGACATCAAATGAAGCCAGAAACCCATCGCCAAGAAAATCGCACTGAATGATTACCTTTCCCTTATAAATGATTGGCGAACTTGAAAATCCCCACTCCAACTCCGGAGCATTGTATGGACCGGCATTCATTTTCCCAAGTTGTTTTTCCCATATTAAATTTCCTTCAAAATCATAACAATACAATCCCTGTGAACCAAAAAAAGCAAGCACATGTTTGCCGTCGGTGGCTGGAGTGCAATCTGCGTGTGAGGCCTTGGTATGGCGTTTTACAGCCGGAACACCTTTGAAAGCCAACCGCTCCCAGATAATTTTTCCTGTATTTTTATTCAGACAGTAAATTTTGAACTCATGTTCCGAATCATCTTCTACAGCATCTCCGTCGCCATATAATCCAACTTTTAGATAATTTTCCCCTGAGCCACTTATAGCAGTTGTTACAAAAATTTTGTTGCCCCAGATAACGGGAGAAGAATGTCCCAAACCCGGTATGGATGTTTGCCACAAAATATTTTCCCCTGTTTTAAGATTCCAGTTTTCAACCGTTGCTGA
This genomic interval carries:
- the yidC gene encoding membrane protein insertase YidC; its protein translation is MDKKSIIGIVLIFAILVVFSVINQPSKEEVEAAKRKRDSIAQVETQRAIEAQQEAEVQKIQDTGQADSTEDAGILAQQKMDEFGAFGNSAVGEEEFYALENNLMKVTFSSKGGRIYSVLLKGYKTYQGDSLILFDGPETIFGLNFFAQNRSIQTEQLYFKTNTQKKNTVVTGPSVKRGSEGRIKFNEENPGGKESIAFRLELAPGKFMEFVYTLSYNSYMVDFDLNMNGMDQYIASNQSYLNFAWSFDVPRQERASRFGEDRNTYITYKFFEDEVDNLSQNKNDDEDLSTRVKWIGFKQLFFSSTIIADDAFPNAQIRQNKYEDNPDYLANFSADIAFPYEGNSQENIGLQFYFGPNHYQTLKQYDIDLERQIYLGYAIVRPVNKYVIIPVFNFLRKYIGNFGIIILLLTVFIKMILFPFTYKSYMSQAKMKALKPEVDEINAKFGSGTDKAMEKQQATMALYRKAGVNPMGGCLPMVLQFPILIAMFFFFPTSIELRGESFLWATDLSTYDSIVQLPFDIPIYGSHVSLFCLLMTVTTIFYTRLNQQTTSTQGMPGMKTMMYMMPVMFLFILNSYPAGLSYYYFLANLITIGQTYLIRSFVDEDKIRAQLQANKKKPSKKSSFQKRLEDMAKQRGMQMPKK
- a CDS encoding PQQ-binding-like beta-propeller repeat protein, giving the protein MKIIVFTFLSVFFIQTLFSQNNYLNQWPGFRGPFAKGFIENSATVENWNLKTGENILWQTSIPGLGHSSPVIWGNKIFVTTAISGSGENYLKVGLYGDGDAVEDDSEHEFKIYCLNKNTGKIIWERLAFKGVPAVKRHTKASHADCTPATDGKHVLAFFGSQGLYCYDFEGNLIWEKQLGKMNAGPYNAPELEWGFSSSPIIYKGKVIIQCDFLGDGFLASFDVKTGEQIWRTPRDEVSTWSSPTVFEKDGKSQIVVNGWKHMGGYDFETGREIWRMSGGGDIPAPTPVFENGLIFINNAHGRYAPIYAITPSAKGDITLGEDERSNDYIIWSVKRGGAYMQTPLVYRGYLYNLQGNGSLTVYKATTGEEMYKQSLGSVGGFSASGVASGDNIYFCAEKGDVFVIKAGPEFKEISHTTMSDVLMASPAISENVIYFRAQKSLVAVGTK